A single window of Salvia splendens isolate huo1 chromosome 6, SspV2, whole genome shotgun sequence DNA harbors:
- the LOC121808765 gene encoding bidirectional sugar transporter N3-like yields the protein MCQWEREKVDLFTMQTPIIFVFGILGNIVSFLVYLSPAPTFHRIVKKKSTEGFECVPYVVALLSSMLWIYYATLKSNETLLITINSIGCFIETIYISIYIIYASKHARLRAIKLSLVLDIIGFGSILLFTLFFLEGPQRVEVLGWISVTLSASVYIAPLTIMKQVIRTKSVEFMPISLSLALLLNAVMWFFYGLLLKDIYIAVPNTVGFIFGLLQIILYCIYKNSKIDHAEENKLPTAIKPETTSNCEQIHPVCSPPIKDLDITVTVSVENDGESVVDAQQSTVDSHDQPN from the exons ATGTGTCAATG ggagagagagaaggttGATCTTTTCACCATGCAAACTCCAATTATATTCGTCTTTGGGATCTTAG GCAACATAGTTTCATTTTTGGTGTATCTATCCCCAGC CCCAACATTCCATAGAATTGTGAAGAAGAAATCAACCGAAGGGTTTGAATGCGTGCCATACGTGGTTGCATTACTTAGCAGTATGCTATGGATCTATTATGCAACTCTCAAATCAAATGAGACTCTTCTCATCACCATCAATTCCATTGGCTGTTTCATCGAGACTATATACATCTCCATTTATATCATTTATGCATCCAAACATGCTCGG TTAAGGGCCATCAAACTAAGTCTGGTTCTTGATATTATTGGGTTCGGCTCGATCCTATTGTTTACACTCTTTTTCCTAGAAGGACCTCAGCGAGTTGAGGTTCTCGGATGGATATCCGTAACATTGTCAGCAAGTGTGTATATCGCGCCTCTAACCATCATG AAGCAAGTTATTCGAACAAAAAGTGTAGAGTTCATGCCAATCTCACTCTCATTAGCTCTTCTACTCAACGCTGTGATGTGGTTTTTCTATGGTTTACTGCTCAAGGACATCTACATTGCG GTTCCTAACACGGTGGGATTTATATTTGGACTACTCCAAATAATTCTATATTGTATTTACAAGAACAGCAAGATAGATCATGCCGAAGAGAACAAACTTCCAACTGCTATAAAGCCTGAAACGACGTCGAATTGTGAGCAGATACACCCTGTTTGCTCTCCACctattaaagatttggataTTACTGTTACAGTCTCAGTCGAAAATGATGGTGAAAGCGTTGTGGATGCCCAACAAAGCACTGTGGATTCTCACGATCAACCTAattaa